The genomic segment CGCTTAGGACTCGCTTAGTGCTTCAAAAAGCGCAAAGGGAGATCGATATCGCTCCATTCTTCTTCAGTCATTACGGTTATCCCATTTTTCATAAGTAAACCTGCCGTTTTCCCGTTTCCTGCAGTGAGTATTCCGGAAAAAGTCCCGTCATAAACCAAACCTTTTCCGCATGAAGGGGAACGAGCTTTTAGCAGGGCATCTGTACAACCATACTGCTGTGCTATTTCTAAAACTACAGCAGCACCTTTTTCAAATGCTTCGGTTACGTCATCGCCGTCACTGTTGATGACTTTTCCTGCTTTTATTTCTGCTGCCGAACGCGGTGTCGGTAAGCCTCCAAGCTGCTCCGGACAGACAGGTATTGCTTTTCCTTCTTTTACAAGCTGCTGCACGACAGGATTTATTGCTTTCTTTCCGTCATACCTACAGGGGAATCCTGCAAGGCAGGCGCTTACAATGAGCATAAGCGAAACGCTCCTCTTCACAGGTATATATCATAATTCCTGCATTTTCGGCGCTTCCGATAATGCAGGTAGCGCTGTTTTAACTACCCTTCCTGCGGTTCCGTAGACACGGCGGGAAGTAAGGTGATGGTTGTTGCCGGAATCGCCGCTCTGTCGTTTTGAATGCTTATCGTAAGTGTATTTCCGTCCGTGCCGATGACAGCGGTTGTATCCGGCGTAAACTCCCCCGCAATGATTTTGACGGCGAGGACATCTTCTATTTCGGTTTGCAACAGCCTGCGCATCGGACGGGCGCCGAGCAATGGATCATAGCCGTGCTTTATACAATAGGCGCGGGCATTATCAGTGATTCTAAGCTGTAACTGTTTTGCAGCGAGGCGGCCTGTCAATTTGGAAAGCTCCAACTCGAAAATAGCCTCTATCTCTTTTTCTGAAAGCGGAGTAAAGACAATCAGCGAATCGAGTCGGTTTAAAAACTCCGGACTAAAGATTTTTTTTGCTTCCAGTTCTGCAGACTTCTTCATGCTCTGATAGTCGATGGTGCGGTTTTCTTCCCGTGCAAAGCCGAGCGGTTCGTCCATCAAATTTCGCGTGCCGACATTGCCGGTAAGAATGATCACCGTATTCCGAAAGCTCACTGTATGGCCGAGGCTGTCCCGCAGTTCCCCCTCCTCCAGCACCTGTAATAACAGGTTAAAGACATCGGGGTGTGCTTTTTCGATTTCATCAAACAGGATAACCGAATACGGATTCCGTCTGATTTTTTCCGTCAGCATTCCGCCGTTTTCAAAACCGATGTACCCCGGAGGCGCTCCGACCAACCGTGCAACGGCATGCTTTTCCATGTAATCGCTCATATCGACCCTGATAAGGGATTCCGCAGAGCCGAAGAGGAATTCGGCAAGCGCCTTTGCGAGCAGCGTCTTCCCTACCCCTGTCGGTCCTAAAAAGAGGAACGAGCCGATAGGCCGGTCAGCCGATGCAATTCCTGCGCGGGAACGGCGCAGCGCATTTGCGATAATACCGATTGCCTCATCCTGTCCGATAATAGTTTTGTGCAGCTCTTTTTCGGTTTCGGCAAGACGCTTTGCTTCGTCGGAGCCGACACTCTTGAGCGGAATATCCGTCATTAAAGAGACGGTTTCGGCAATGTCGGCAGGGTCTACTTCAAGCATTGTTTCGTTTTCTTGGTTCAACCAGCGCATTTTGATTTTTTCCAGCTGAACTTTTAAGAGTTTTACTTCGTCGCGCACGACAGCTGCCCGTTCATAATCCTGTACTGCAACCAAGTCCTTCTTTTCGCCGGCAAGCTCCGCAATCCGCTGTTCGATGGTCGTGATATTTTGAGGCAGCTCGGTAGTATCCATTTTCTTCAAAGCGCCCGCCTCGTCCATCACGTCGATTGCCTTATCGGGGAAGAAACGGTCGGGGATATAGCGGGACGAAAGCTCTACAATCTTTTTAATGGTTTCGTCGGAATAATGAACATGGTGATGCTGCTCATACTTTGCTTTAAGCCCTCCGAGAATCGCACAGGTTTCTTCCTTTGTCGGCTCTTTAATCAGCACGGACTGAAAGCGCCGCTCAAGGGCGGAATCTTTTTCAAAATACTTGCGGTATTCGTCAAGCGTTGTTGCACCGATACACTGTATTTCTCCGCGGGCAAGCGCCGGCTTCAGGATATTAGCCGCATCGAGCGCACCCTGAGAGCCGCCGGTACCGATGAGGGTATGCAGCTCGTCGATAAATAGAATGATATTTTTAGCCTCGCTGACTTCTTTGATGATGCGCTTGATGCGTTCCTCAAACTGTCCGCGGTATTTGGTGCCGGCAATGACGGAGGCAAGATCGAGCGATATAACCCGCTTCCCGAACAGCGAGCGAGGTACCTGCTCATTCACAATCGCCGCCGCGAGCCCTTCGACGATCGAGGTTTTTCCGACGCCGGGTTCTCCGATTAAGACGGGATTATTCTTGCTGCGGCGGGATAAAATCTGCATCACACGGCGCATTTCCCGTTCTCTACCGATCACGGGATCGAGGAGGCCTTCGCGGGTTATCTGCGTGAGGTCTCTGCTGAATTCGGATAATATACTGTGTTTCTTTTTTTCCTGCGGCTGTTTATCACGCCGAGTATCCGTACCGCGCAGTTGATTCAGTGTCTGCTGCACATCATCGAGAAAAATCCCCTGCTGTAAAAAGAAATGCGCAAGAATACTCTCTTGTATCTGAGCAAAGGCCAGAATAAGATGCTCCGTTCCGGCGGCTTCCTGCTGTAGTATCCGGGCTTGAGCGGCAGCGGTATCGACAAGCTGTTTGACCCTATTTGATGAAGGAATTTCTCCCCTCACCGGCTCGCCTTCCCGTATCGGCGTACTTTGCTCCAGCCGCAGCTGCAGTGTCAAAAAATTGACATGGAGATTCTCCAATAAGCGGTATCCGCGCCCCAGTTTTTTTGTGATGAGCGCAAGCAGTATATGTTCAGGTTCTACCGTGTCGGCATTCACTCGCCGAGCTTCTTGCTGGCTAAAAACCGTCAACAATTCATAAAGATTCTGTGAAAGAGTATGCATAGTATGTCTCCTGTTTCTACAGTCCGTTTTTTGCGGAGTTTTGTATCCGCAGCTCAGCCCGTTTTAAGATCTCCTGTACTAAAATCGCGCGGATACGCTCAATACGAAGTTCATCCAGCTGAAAGGGTTCTTCAAGATGAAACGTACCGTTCAACATCAAAAAGGCGATATGGGCGGTTTGAGTTTGATACAGAAGCGCAAGACAGGCTTCCGGACTTAAACCTTCGATAAAGCCGAGATTGATGCCGAGTTTTATCTTGAATACAAGGTCTATTGTATCTTTTACATCGAGCAAGTATGCATTTTTCGCAATACTAAACGCCTTAATGACATCATCTTGAATACGCCACAGCTGCGTTTTTACCAATGAATCCCGCAATTCCCGCTCTTCATTGATGAGTTCCCGAATCGCAGACGTTATCATACTGATTTGCACCTCATCGGTATAGCCCGCGGCGCTTTTAGTAGAAATGAGGTACAAATAACCGAGCAGCCGTTTAGTATTCTGTGCATAATAGGCGTGTACTTCAAAATTTTGCTTTGTAAGCGCCTCTATCTTTCCCTGTATTTTGTTCGTCAGCGAATGACCGGGCAGCGAACACAAAACCGAACATTTAATCCCGCTCCCGATATTCATCACATCCGAAGATAAATACCCGAAATCCTGCACTGCGCTGAACTCCAGCGTTTCAGCCAATGTATCGATGATATTCTTTCCCAGCATAAAGCATTTTTGAAGTTCAAAACCCGCATAGAATGCTGAAAGCCTAATATGATCTTTCACATTCACAGTTGCCGAAAGAATACCATCGTCACGGACAATAACCCCCGTACCGAAATTTCGCTCCAGATTGGCAGGAATGATATTCCGCTCTTCAAAAATCTTTTTTGCTATTGCATCCAAGGTATCGAGCCGGATGGGATGAAAACCGTTGGAAGGAGGCAGATCTTGAAATGCAGATACGACAGTCCGGTATACCGTTTCCGCATCTTCTTTTCCGAGTGTCGGAGGAAAGCGGTAGTTCTTTAAATTCCGTACAATACGTACCCTCGAAGAAAGAACCGTATCGTTGTCGTTTCCGGAATAGGTATACCATGCATTCGAAGCGGCAAACATACTAGGATGACACCTCCTGTTCTTTTATCTTATCGCGGAGGTATGCTGCCAGTTCATACTCTTCATTTTCTACCGCCTTTTGCAGTTCCTCTTCAAGATGTTGCAACGAAACTGCCGTGCCCGAAAACGTTTCCGGCTGAGGGGGGAGATTTCCTGCATAAAAGACCTCTCCGGAAGTTTCTTGCATAAGTTTTAGTACGGTATCGCGGAAATAAAAAAAACAGCGAGGGCAGCCGAGGATTTTCTTTTCTTTGACACGGCTGAGCGGCATTCCGCAATCGGGACACGCCAGAGGGTGAACACTATCCCTTGCCTCTTCCGAAGTTTCTAATTGAGGTATAAGCCCGTCAAAAATAGCTTTAAGCGAAAGATGCATTTCCTTGTTACCGGAATAAAGATGGTGCCTTTTAACGCATGCCCTGCAAATATACAGTTCTTTAGCCTTTCCGTCTATAATTTGCCGCACGAGCATAGAGGCATTATGCTTTCCGCATATCTGACATATCATGCTGCACTACTCCTCAAGGTGATGTTATTTCCTTGCATATACGCTAGAAGCATACAGGCAATGATTGATAAAATCAAGGAGCCGGCAGTATTAAGGTTTTAATTGCTTCGCTATGCTGAGGGTTTTTCGTTTATTTCGCGAGATGCGGTATGCCGTTGGCGCTTACGGACAAAGGTCGCATGAGACATTCCAAGACTTTCCGCCGCAAGCCGCACATTACCGTAGGTTTTATACGCAAAATCGATATATTCTGCTTCTATATCCGCAAGCGCAGCCTTTAAATTGTGTACGCTATCAGGCTGCTTTACCGGTATGTACAAAGGTTCTGCCTGCTGTTTACAGGGAGTAATAAACGTATTCATAGCCGTAATCTCGTCGCTGTCGGTAACGATAACCGCACGTTCCACAATATTCCGCAGCTCGCGGATGTTTCCCGGCCACTCGTACTCAACCATCAGCCGGAGCGCCGCATCAGAAAAGTATTTACGGAATGCATATTTCCGATTGAGCTGTTCAAGGAACAGCTCCGCCAGCGGGATAATATCGTTGCGGCGTTCGCGGAGCGGCGGAATGTGCAGCGGAAACACCATCATCCGGTAATACAGGTCTTTGCGGAACTTCTTTTTTTTGACCATTTCCTCTAAGTTACGGTTTGTCGCCGCAATGACACGTATATCTACCGGAATGGGTTTTGTACCGCCGATACGCTTTACCTCATGTTCTTGCAAAACCCGCAACAGCTTTACCTGCATATTCAGGGGCAGCTCACCGATTTCATCGAGGAAGATGGTTCCTTGATCGGCAACCTCAAAAAGCCCTGCCTTGCCGTTCTTATCAGCACCGGTAAAAGCGCCCCGTTCATAGCCGAATAGCTCGCTTTCTATCAGATTTGCGGGAATAGCGCCGCAGTTCACACTGATAAACGATTTTTTATTACGGCGGCTTTGGCTATGGACATATTGGGCAAATACCTCTTTACCGACACCTGTTTCACCGCTGATCATCACCGTTGTATCAAGCGGAGCAACCTTATCCGCCATACGGATAAGGGAAAGCGTTACCTTATCGGCGGCAATAAAATCCGTTTTATCGAGGAATTGAGTTCTGATATGCTCCAATTCTTTATGCAGGCGCAGCCGTTCCTCGTTCCGGAATTCTATTTCTTCCCTCAGATGATGAATTTCAGTCATATCCCGGACATTAGTAATTACCATTTCGATCTTATTGTTCGGGCCGAATACCGGCGTACTGGTAATCAGTGCCTGACGCCCTGTACTGAATTTTTGCCGGAGCGTTACCGGCTTACCTGTCCGGATTGCGATTAAAGAACCCGACTGAGAGATAGTACCGCCCTCTTCAAGCTGCTTCATATTACAGCCCATGATATCGTCGCGAGAAATACCGGTAATCACTTCATAAGCTTTATTTGCCCGCAACGTATTGGCATCTCCGTCAGTGATGTAAATACCGTCAAACATATTTTCAATAATGGAATCAAGCTGTTTTTCCGCATCCAAGCGGATCGGACAAGAATCTTTTCTCAAACATTCATACTCAGCCATCTGCGACCCTCTCTATTATTTTTTTTATGATTTTAATGGAGTTATCTTAATATGCCGGATGAGTTCTCCTTCCATATCATATACTTGGAACATATACTCACCGATTTGAGCTTCGCATCCGACTGTCGGTTTTTTTCCAATCGCCTGTAAATAATTGAATAGATAACCCGCAACGGTGTGCCCGTAGGATTCGTCAAAATCGGCATCAAGCCGCTTATTAACCTCTGTCATACTGATACCGCCGTTTACGATATAATCACCGCCGGTTTCATGATTATGTACTTCAGGATCATTGAAATACTTACGGACGGCAAAAAGGATTGCGATAGCGATAACACCTAACAGAGAACTCTGCATACTGCTATGATCCATAATGAGCGCACGGGCAATCGTATACAAAAGCACCTCGATAGCGCTACCCGGCGTATGCTTTGTGAGCATCTTTACAAACTCGATACCGATAACCAGCTCGAATACCGTCGAAAGAAATTCCGCAAATGAGGGAACCTCCGTACCTGCAAACGTACTGATGATAAAGCCTTTCAGCTGTACCAGAACCCGAATACAGAGGAGTAATATCCCGATAATGACTACCAATGCGAGTAAAATTTCCGTATAACTCGCCATCAAACCTAAATATCGTCTAAGGTTTTGTTTGTTCAGTTTCGCTTTTAATTTATTCATTATCGAATATTATACACTGAAATTCTCAAAAGAAAAGAGTTAATTTAAAAAAACACCGAATGTAGTTATCCCGATAAGATAGTGCTAAAATTTGCGCTTTTTACCGTTTTGCGTTATACTTGCTACATGAGAGAATTTATGAGCCGTGCGCTGCAGAAACTGCCGCGTATGAACGATTCGCAGCTGCGCTCTTTTATTCAGTTGATTGTCGATGATTATGCGCTCTTTGATGCGATGATGGATTCGCTTACCAACGGCGTTATCATTCTGGATTCCGATCATACGATCATAAAAACCAACCGAGCTGCTTCACGTATCCTTGGCATCCCGCTTACGGAAAGCCCCGACCGACCGTTGTGGAAATCTATTTCCGATGCAAAGTTAGCGGATTTTATCTATATGGTGATACGGAATGAAGAAGCGAGAACGGCAGAGGAATTTGTTATTGTTGCCGACGAGGGGAACCAATATATTGAAATTTCGGTACTGCCGCTCGTAAAAGAAAAAAGAGTACGCGGTACGATTATTACCGTTGAAGATATTACGCAGCGAAAGCGGGAAGAAATCAATAACCGGCGGCTTGAAAACCTTGCGAGCCTTACCAACCTTGCGGCGGCAGTTGCTCACGAAATAAAAAATCCGCTTGCGGCCATCAGTATCCACGTCCAACTGCTGCGGAAAAACTTTAAAGCATGTAATTTGGAAATTAACGCAAAGGCGCAAAAACACCTTGATGTAGTGGAAGAAGAAATCGAGCGGTTAAATAAGATAGTCGTAGATTTTCTCTTTGCTGTGCGACCGCTCCAATGCGAATTTGCACCGGTCAATGTTAACGAACTTATCAAAAATCTTTTTACAACCTTTCAGGAAGAATTTTCCGCCGCCGGCATCTCTTTTGTTTCTCAGCTTGACAGTGAACTACCGATTATTCAAGCGGACGAACGCTTTTTACGGCAAGCATTGATGAATATCTTAACCAATGCAAAAGCCGCGATGATGCCTTCGGGCGGAGAACTTGGCATCACCACACGGTATGACGAAGAAAACGTATATATCGCCATTACCGATACGGGAAAAGGCATTCCACCCGATATACTGCATAAAATTTTTGAACCTTATTTTACAACAAAACCGGACGGCAGCGGGCTTGGGCTTACGATGACGTATAAG from the Treponema medium genome contains:
- a CDS encoding DUF523 domain-containing protein, with product MLIVSACLAGFPCRYDGKKAINPVVQQLVKEGKAIPVCPEQLGGLPTPRSAAEIKAGKVINSDGDDVTEAFEKGAAVVLEIAQQYGCTDALLKARSPSCGKGLVYDGTFSGILTAGNGKTAGLLMKNGITVMTEEEWSDIDLPLRFLKH
- a CDS encoding ATP-dependent Clp protease ATP-binding subunit: MHTLSQNLYELLTVFSQQEARRVNADTVEPEHILLALITKKLGRGYRLLENLHVNFLTLQLRLEQSTPIREGEPVRGEIPSSNRVKQLVDTAAAQARILQQEAAGTEHLILAFAQIQESILAHFFLQQGIFLDDVQQTLNQLRGTDTRRDKQPQEKKKHSILSEFSRDLTQITREGLLDPVIGREREMRRVMQILSRRSKNNPVLIGEPGVGKTSIVEGLAAAIVNEQVPRSLFGKRVISLDLASVIAGTKYRGQFEERIKRIIKEVSEAKNIILFIDELHTLIGTGGSQGALDAANILKPALARGEIQCIGATTLDEYRKYFEKDSALERRFQSVLIKEPTKEETCAILGGLKAKYEQHHHVHYSDETIKKIVELSSRYIPDRFFPDKAIDVMDEAGALKKMDTTELPQNITTIEQRIAELAGEKKDLVAVQDYERAAVVRDEVKLLKVQLEKIKMRWLNQENETMLEVDPADIAETVSLMTDIPLKSVGSDEAKRLAETEKELHKTIIGQDEAIGIIANALRRSRAGIASADRPIGSFLFLGPTGVGKTLLAKALAEFLFGSAESLIRVDMSDYMEKHAVARLVGAPPGYIGFENGGMLTEKIRRNPYSVILFDEIEKAHPDVFNLLLQVLEEGELRDSLGHTVSFRNTVIILTGNVGTRNLMDEPLGFAREENRTIDYQSMKKSAELEAKKIFSPEFLNRLDSLIVFTPLSEKEIEAIFELELSKLTGRLAAKQLQLRITDNARAYCIKHGYDPLLGARPMRRLLQTEIEDVLAVKIIAGEFTPDTTAVIGTDGNTLTISIQNDRAAIPATTITLLPAVSTEPQEG
- a CDS encoding UvrB/UvrC motif-containing protein, which translates into the protein MICQICGKHNASMLVRQIIDGKAKELYICRACVKRHHLYSGNKEMHLSLKAIFDGLIPQLETSEEARDSVHPLACPDCGMPLSRVKEKKILGCPRCFFYFRDTVLKLMQETSGEVFYAGNLPPQPETFSGTAVSLQHLEEELQKAVENEEYELAAYLRDKIKEQEVSS
- a CDS encoding sigma-54 interaction domain-containing protein yields the protein MAEYECLRKDSCPIRLDAEKQLDSIIENMFDGIYITDGDANTLRANKAYEVITGISRDDIMGCNMKQLEEGGTISQSGSLIAIRTGKPVTLRQKFSTGRQALITSTPVFGPNNKIEMVITNVRDMTEIHHLREEIEFRNEERLRLHKELEHIRTQFLDKTDFIAADKVTLSLIRMADKVAPLDTTVMISGETGVGKEVFAQYVHSQSRRNKKSFISVNCGAIPANLIESELFGYERGAFTGADKNGKAGLFEVADQGTIFLDEIGELPLNMQVKLLRVLQEHEVKRIGGTKPIPVDIRVIAATNRNLEEMVKKKKFRKDLYYRMMVFPLHIPPLRERRNDIIPLAELFLEQLNRKYAFRKYFSDAALRLMVEYEWPGNIRELRNIVERAVIVTDSDEITAMNTFITPCKQQAEPLYIPVKQPDSVHNLKAALADIEAEYIDFAYKTYGNVRLAAESLGMSHATFVRKRQRHTASREINEKPSA
- a CDS encoding transporter associated domain-containing protein, with the protein product MNKLKAKLNKQNLRRYLGLMASYTEILLALVVIIGILLLCIRVLVQLKGFIISTFAGTEVPSFAEFLSTVFELVIGIEFVKMLTKHTPGSAIEVLLYTIARALIMDHSSMQSSLLGVIAIAILFAVRKYFNDPEVHNHETGGDYIVNGGISMTEVNKRLDADFDESYGHTVAGYLFNYLQAIGKKPTVGCEAQIGEYMFQVYDMEGELIRHIKITPLKS
- a CDS encoding two-component system sensor histidine kinase NtrB, with translation MREFMSRALQKLPRMNDSQLRSFIQLIVDDYALFDAMMDSLTNGVIILDSDHTIIKTNRAASRILGIPLTESPDRPLWKSISDAKLADFIYMVIRNEEARTAEEFVIVADEGNQYIEISVLPLVKEKRVRGTIITVEDITQRKREEINNRRLENLASLTNLAAAVAHEIKNPLAAISIHVQLLRKNFKACNLEINAKAQKHLDVVEEEIERLNKIVVDFLFAVRPLQCEFAPVNVNELIKNLFTTFQEEFSAAGISFVSQLDSELPIIQADERFLRQALMNILTNAKAAMMPSGGELGITTRYDEENVYIAITDTGKGIPPDILHKIFEPYFTTKPDGSGLGLTMTYKVMKEHGGDIQVHSEVGKGTRFTFILPITRSEKPLLLEARTAQSTDSTRNTGV